Proteins encoded within one genomic window of Brassica rapa cultivar Chiifu-401-42 chromosome A09, CAAS_Brap_v3.01, whole genome shotgun sequence:
- the LOC117128381 gene encoding branched-chain-amino-acid aminotransferase-like protein 2 — MQDINCLPLYNTLRRHVKGKSSLLASPLAPPSLPVPENAKLFAWVGDEILPREMAKVSVFDSVVQGGDSVWEGLRIYKGKVFKLEEHLDRLFDSAKALAFNNVPTREEVKAAIFKTLITNGMFDNTHIRLSLTRGKKVTSGMSPAFNRYGCTLIVLAEWKPPVYDNDNGIVLVTATTRRNSPTV; from the exons atgcaagatatcaattGTTTACCACTATACAACACTCTCAGGCGTCACGTGAAGGGCAAGTCATCTCTCTTGGCCAGCCCGTTAGCTCCTCCCAGTCTTCCAGTTCCTGAAAATGCTAAACTTTTTGCTTGGGTTGGTGATGAGATTTTGCCACGTGAGATGGCCAAG GTTTCCGTTTTTGACTCCGTGGTGCAAGGCGGTGACTCTGTATGGGAAGGTCTTAGAATCTACAAAGGCAAAGTATTCAAGCTTGAAGAACATCTAGATCG GTTGTTTGATTCAGCAAAGGCTCTAGCTTTCAATAATGTCCCAACCCGCGAGGAG GTAAAAGCAGCCATCTTCAAAACTCTCATAACCAATGGGATGTTTGACAATACACATATAAGACTGTCTCTAACCCGAGGCAAAAAG GTCACTTCTGGAATGAGCCCTGCGTTTAACCGTTATGGATGCACATTGATCG TCCTTGCTGAATGGAAGCCTCCAGTATATGACAACGATAATGGAATTGTGCTGGTGACTGCAACTACACGTCGCAACTCTCCCACCGTATAG
- the LOC103837198 gene encoding branched-chain-amino-acid aminotransferase-like protein 2 isoform X1 — translation MTQVESNNANVDDAIMLDKDGFVSETNATNLFMVKNGVVLTPHVDYCLPGITRATVMELVVKENFILEERNISLSEFHTSDEVWTTGTMGELSPVVKIDGRVIGEGEVGPVTRKLQSAYKKLTDDSGVPIPTYQKL, via the exons ATGACACAGGTTGAAAGCAACAACGCTAATGTCGATGATGCAATCATGCTTGACAAGGATGGCTTTGTGTCTGAAACCAATGCAACCAACCTT TTCATGGTGAAGAATGGCGTAGTTCTCACTCCCCATGTAGATTACTGTCTCCCAGGGATTACCCGAGCTACT GTCATGGAACTGGTGGTGAAAGAGAACTTCATCCTGGAAGAACGAAACATCAGCTTGTCGGAATTTCATACAAGTGATGAG gtttggACTACAGGAACTATGGGAGAACTCAGCCCG GTTGTGAAAATTGATGGTCGTGTGATCGGTGAAGGAGAAGTAGGACCGGTTACAAGAAAACTGCAAAGTGCTTACAAGAAACTGACCGATGATTCGGGTGTCCCGATACCTACTTACCAAAAACTTTGA
- the LOC103837198 gene encoding branched-chain-amino-acid aminotransferase-like protein 2 isoform X2, translating into MLDKDGFVSETNATNLFMVKNGVVLTPHVDYCLPGITRATVMELVVKENFILEERNISLSEFHTSDEVWTTGTMGELSPVVKIDGRVIGEGEVGPVTRKLQSAYKKLTDDSGVPIPTYQKL; encoded by the exons ATGCTTGACAAGGATGGCTTTGTGTCTGAAACCAATGCAACCAACCTT TTCATGGTGAAGAATGGCGTAGTTCTCACTCCCCATGTAGATTACTGTCTCCCAGGGATTACCCGAGCTACT GTCATGGAACTGGTGGTGAAAGAGAACTTCATCCTGGAAGAACGAAACATCAGCTTGTCGGAATTTCATACAAGTGATGAG gtttggACTACAGGAACTATGGGAGAACTCAGCCCG GTTGTGAAAATTGATGGTCGTGTGATCGGTGAAGGAGAAGTAGGACCGGTTACAAGAAAACTGCAAAGTGCTTACAAGAAACTGACCGATGATTCGGGTGTCCCGATACCTACTTACCAAAAACTTTGA